In Plodia interpunctella isolate USDA-ARS_2022_Savannah chromosome 9, ilPloInte3.2, whole genome shotgun sequence, a single genomic region encodes these proteins:
- the LOC128672399 gene encoding odorant receptor 94a-like, with translation MNESKLSYLSLARCVNLMKILGLYPIAYESSKMKIFNGIYRSVILFLVLLYTVQQILKVHEVQDNAVKVMGTMFLFLTNTDFIYKVFILWRKSDEIEEILQITKGPIYNQDEIEHRAPLLKTIRESLLVVRLFNYMSLFTCFLWSLQPTIQHGQRKPIELPIWLPFDCNVNPYFYFAILYMWVQTSWLAMGNTSIDGFIAFLLEQCKTQITILRLDLENLVEKCKMQKNDEIFSDILETRMKKILIHHNEVVKMAKKVQDIFGNAVLYLFVVGGWILCTSVYRMVIVNPASVEFISMAFYINCILIELFLYCYYGNEITFESDMLMKSAYATDWLLFPVKHRRIFIMFMERIKYPIRPVAGSLVPLSNSTFVSIIRSSYTFYAFLKNSHKDSAN, from the exons ATGAACGAGTCAAAGTTATCATATTTAAGTTTAGCGAGATGTGTAAACCTTATGAAGATTTTAGGCTTGTATCCGATTGCTTATGAATCGTCAAAGATGAAAATCTTTAATGGGATATATAGATCAGTCATTTTATTCTTGGTTCTGCTGTACACTGTCCAGCAAATCTTAAAAGTTCACGAA GTACAAGATAATGCGGTCAAAGTAATGGGAACGATGTTTTTATTCCTAACAAATACGGATTTTATCTATAAAGTCTTCATACTTTGGAGAAAATCCGATGAAATTGAAGAAATCCTCCAAATCACAAAAG gTCCAATCTACAATCAAGATGAAATAGAACACCGGGCACCATTACTAAAAACTATACGCGAATCGCTTCTGGTAGTCCGACTGTTCAACTATATGTCATTGTTCACCTGTTTCCTTTGGAGTCTACAGCCGACGATCCAGCATGGTCAAAGAAAGCCAATTGAATTGCCGATATGGCTGCCTTTTGATTGCAATGTAAACCCATA TTTCTACTTTGCTATACTGTACATGTGGGTCCAAACATCCTGGTTGGCCATGGGTAACACCTCAATCGATGGCTTCATAGCATTTCTACTTGAACAATGTAAAACACAAATAACGATCCTTAG attggACCTTGAAAATCTTGTGGAAAAAtgcaaaatgcaaaaaaatgatgaaattttCTCAGATATACTTGAAACTcgcatgaaaaaaatattaattcatcaCAACGAAGTTGTAAA gatgGCAAAGAAAGTTCAAGATATTTTTGGAAACGCTGTTTTGTATCTGTTTGTTGTAGGTGGGTGGATTTTATGTACTTCAGTCTACAGAATGGtaatt GTAAATCCAGCTTCTGTGGAGTTTATCTCAATGGCGTTTTACATAAACTGCATCTTAATTGAACTGTTCCTGTACTGTTATTATGGAAATGAGATTACGTTCGAA AGTGACATGTTGATGAAGTCAGCGTATGCCACAGATTGGTTGCTTTTCCCAGTGAAGCACCGGCGTATATTCATCATGTTCATGGAGCGGATCAAGTACCCAATACGACCCGTGGCAGGGTCCTTAGTACCCCTGTCTAATAGCACCTTTGTTTCG attaTTCGAAGCtcatatacattttatgcaTTCTTGAAAAATTCACACAAAGACAGTGCTAACTAA
- the LOC128672382 gene encoding odorant receptor 94a isoform X2 has translation MESQLSYLSLHRNVTFLKMLGIYPIDPKSSKIKKFFHGIYRYIMFFFILLYTVQEIMKIYEGRHNADKVIETIFLLLTYTDYIFKIIVIRMKSDQIEDMLLITKGPIYNQGEVEHRAPLLNTIRAGLLFVRLFNLMTLFTCFLWGLQPTVQHLQGKSIELAIWLPFDVNVNPYFYFAVFYMWAQTSLLALGNSTVDSFVVYLLEQCKTQMTILRCDLENCVEKCKIQSKETPISFSENLEIRLIKTIIHHREIVKMINQIQAIFGKAIFYQFVVGGWILCTSAYRMVSINPVSVEFISMIFYMSCILIELFIYCYFGNEITIESNMIMTSAYATDWLAFPMKHRRMLIIFMERLKRPIQPLGSLIPLANSTYVSIIRSSYTFYAFLKNSETERGE, from the exons ATGGAATCACAATTGTCGTATTTAAGCCTACATAGAAACGTAACCTTTTTGAAAATGCTAGGGATTTATCCCATAGATCCTAAATCATCAAAAATCAAGAAGTTTTTCCATGGAATCTACAGATACATCATGTTCTTCTTTATTTTGCTGTATACTGTTCaggaaattatgaaaatttatgaa GGAAGACATAACGCTGACAAGGTAATCGaaacaatatttctattaCTAACATACACTgactatattttcaaaattatcgtAATACGAATGAAATCCGATCAAATTGAAGATATGCTCCTAATTACGAAAG GTCCTATCTACAACCAAGGAGAGGTAGAACACCGTGCCCCGTTACTGAACACAATTCGCGCCGGCTTATTATTCGTCCGTTTGTTCAACCTTATGACTCTATTCACCTGTTTTCTTTGGGGATTGCAACCGACCGTACAGCATTTACAAGGAAAATCCATCGAATTGGCGATATGGCTGCCGTTTGATGTCAATGTTAATCCATA ctTCTATTTTGCTGTTTTCTACATGTGGGCACAAACATCCCTACTTGCTCTGGGCAACTCAACGGTTGACAGTTTCGTTGTATATCTGTTGGAACAGTGTAAAACTCAGATGACAATTCTCAG ATGCGACCTTGAGAATTGCgtagaaaaatgcaaaattcaGTCGAAAGAGACGCCAATCtctttttctgaaaatttggAGATTCGAttgataaaaactataattcaTCACCGAGAAATCgtaaa GATGATAAATCAAATACAAGCAATTTTCGGaaaggctatattttaccAATTCGTAGTGGGTGGGTGGATATTGTGCACATCTGCCTACAGAATGGTTTCT atTAATCCAGTGTCTGTGGAGTTTATCtcaatgatattttatatgagcTGCATCCTAATagaactatttatatattgctaTTTTGGGAATGAAATCACAATTGAA aGTAACATGATAATGACATCCGCATATGCAACAGATTGGCTGGCCTTCCCTATGAAACATCGCCGCATGCTTATCATCTTCATGGAACGATTAAAGAGACCTATACAGCCGTTAGGGTCGTTAATACCACTTGCAAATAGTACATATGTTTCG ATTATTCGAAGCTCCTATACGTTTTACGCATTCTTGAAAAATTCTGAAACAGAGAGAGGcgaataa
- the LOC128672382 gene encoding odorant receptor 94a isoform X1, whose protein sequence is MESQLSYLSLHRNVTFLKMLGIYPIDPKSSKIKKFFHGIYRYIMFFFILLYTVQEIMKIYEGRHNADKVIETIFLLLTYTDYIFKIIVIRMKSDQIEDMLLITKGPIYNQGEVEHRAPLLNTIRAGLLFVRLFNLMTLFTCFLWGLQPTVQHLQGKSIELAIWLPFDVNVNPYFYFAVFYMWAQTSLLALGNSTVDSFVVYLLEQCKTQMTILRCDLENCVEKCKIQSKETPISFSENLEIRLIKTIIHHREIVKMINQIQAIFGKAIFYQFVVGGWILCTSAYRMVSINPVSVEFISMIFYMSCILIELFIYCYFGNEITIESNMIMTSAYATDWLAFPMKHRRMLIIFMERLKRPIQPLGSLIPLANSTYVSVNIVPLAERIKHTVFTYCASYFRDLY, encoded by the exons ATGGAATCACAATTGTCGTATTTAAGCCTACATAGAAACGTAACCTTTTTGAAAATGCTAGGGATTTATCCCATAGATCCTAAATCATCAAAAATCAAGAAGTTTTTCCATGGAATCTACAGATACATCATGTTCTTCTTTATTTTGCTGTATACTGTTCaggaaattatgaaaatttatgaa GGAAGACATAACGCTGACAAGGTAATCGaaacaatatttctattaCTAACATACACTgactatattttcaaaattatcgtAATACGAATGAAATCCGATCAAATTGAAGATATGCTCCTAATTACGAAAG GTCCTATCTACAACCAAGGAGAGGTAGAACACCGTGCCCCGTTACTGAACACAATTCGCGCCGGCTTATTATTCGTCCGTTTGTTCAACCTTATGACTCTATTCACCTGTTTTCTTTGGGGATTGCAACCGACCGTACAGCATTTACAAGGAAAATCCATCGAATTGGCGATATGGCTGCCGTTTGATGTCAATGTTAATCCATA ctTCTATTTTGCTGTTTTCTACATGTGGGCACAAACATCCCTACTTGCTCTGGGCAACTCAACGGTTGACAGTTTCGTTGTATATCTGTTGGAACAGTGTAAAACTCAGATGACAATTCTCAG ATGCGACCTTGAGAATTGCgtagaaaaatgcaaaattcaGTCGAAAGAGACGCCAATCtctttttctgaaaatttggAGATTCGAttgataaaaactataattcaTCACCGAGAAATCgtaaa GATGATAAATCAAATACAAGCAATTTTCGGaaaggctatattttaccAATTCGTAGTGGGTGGGTGGATATTGTGCACATCTGCCTACAGAATGGTTTCT atTAATCCAGTGTCTGTGGAGTTTATCtcaatgatattttatatgagcTGCATCCTAATagaactatttatatattgctaTTTTGGGAATGAAATCACAATTGAA aGTAACATGATAATGACATCCGCATATGCAACAGATTGGCTGGCCTTCCCTATGAAACATCGCCGCATGCTTATCATCTTCATGGAACGATTAAAGAGACCTATACAGCCGTTAGGGTCGTTAATACCACTTGCAAATAGTACATATGTTTCGGTAAATATCGTACCACTAGCTGAGCGGATAAAACATACAGTATTTACTTATTGTGCATCATATTTTAgggatttatattaa
- the LOC128672382 gene encoding odorant receptor 4 isoform X3 produces the protein MESQLSYLSLHRNVTFLKMLGIYPIDPKSSKIKKFFHGIYRYIMFFFILLYTVQEIMKIYEGRHNADKVIETIFLLLTYTDYIFKIIVIRMKSDQIEDMLLITKGPIYNQGEVEHRAPLLNTIRAGLLFVRLFNLMTLFTCFLWGLQPTVQHLQGKSIELAIWLPFDVNVNPYFYFAVFYMWAQTSLLALGNSTVDSFVVYLLEQCKTQMTILRCDLENCVEKCKIQSKETPISFSENLEIRLIKTIIHHREIVKMINQIQAIFGKAIFYQFVVGGWILCTSAYRMVSINPVSVEFISMIFYMSCILIELFIYCYFGNEITIEIIRSSYTFYAFLKNSETERGE, from the exons ATGGAATCACAATTGTCGTATTTAAGCCTACATAGAAACGTAACCTTTTTGAAAATGCTAGGGATTTATCCCATAGATCCTAAATCATCAAAAATCAAGAAGTTTTTCCATGGAATCTACAGATACATCATGTTCTTCTTTATTTTGCTGTATACTGTTCaggaaattatgaaaatttatgaa GGAAGACATAACGCTGACAAGGTAATCGaaacaatatttctattaCTAACATACACTgactatattttcaaaattatcgtAATACGAATGAAATCCGATCAAATTGAAGATATGCTCCTAATTACGAAAG GTCCTATCTACAACCAAGGAGAGGTAGAACACCGTGCCCCGTTACTGAACACAATTCGCGCCGGCTTATTATTCGTCCGTTTGTTCAACCTTATGACTCTATTCACCTGTTTTCTTTGGGGATTGCAACCGACCGTACAGCATTTACAAGGAAAATCCATCGAATTGGCGATATGGCTGCCGTTTGATGTCAATGTTAATCCATA ctTCTATTTTGCTGTTTTCTACATGTGGGCACAAACATCCCTACTTGCTCTGGGCAACTCAACGGTTGACAGTTTCGTTGTATATCTGTTGGAACAGTGTAAAACTCAGATGACAATTCTCAG ATGCGACCTTGAGAATTGCgtagaaaaatgcaaaattcaGTCGAAAGAGACGCCAATCtctttttctgaaaatttggAGATTCGAttgataaaaactataattcaTCACCGAGAAATCgtaaa GATGATAAATCAAATACAAGCAATTTTCGGaaaggctatattttaccAATTCGTAGTGGGTGGGTGGATATTGTGCACATCTGCCTACAGAATGGTTTCT atTAATCCAGTGTCTGTGGAGTTTATCtcaatgatattttatatgagcTGCATCCTAATagaactatttatatattgctaTTTTGGGAATGAAATCACAATTGAA ATTATTCGAAGCTCCTATACGTTTTACGCATTCTTGAAAAATTCTGAAACAGAGAGAGGcgaataa